In the genome of Ziziphus jujuba cultivar Dongzao chromosome 10, ASM3175591v1, the window TGCCTGCCATACACTTCTATTCATACCCATATAGACGTgtcataattttctttcttttagtcCTTTGCAATTATAAAAAGGGATTTTATTTATCGATTATATTCTAAAAGTAGTTTGTGTTTTGGGGTTTTGGATAGtataagaaattattataaataaataaaaattacactaaatttatttaacaaattttgaatattaatctATAATAGTACttttgtttattgttaattaataagGAATTCCCTTATCagattttaaatacaaaatttaaaggTTCTCATCAAATTCTCattgattatttataattaccAGGGCGGTCTCAATAGACTATATAGCGTTATTTTTGCTGATTATGTATTTGATCACATCACATGTATCATCttctttcaattaaaaattaaccaaatattttaaaattactctGAAATATAAGAAATGGGTTTTTTGCACATATgctctttgattttttaatttgacttttaaattttgtatttgtcATTTGTTCCTTCTACATTATTAAAAATGTTGCAACTCCAATTCTAGATCCGGGGCATAAGtgcaaatttttgaaaaatttaatagTATAGATGCAAATTTCTACAAAATTCTGAGGTATGGGTGATAAATACGAAGTTTAAGGAATAAATTGTTTTGATCAGagtaaaatatgtaaataaacctaaagaaaaaaataaaaaataaaaaactgattGTAAGGAAAAACACGTTCAAAAATTGAACAACCAATGACCGCGGCGGAACTCAACTCGATTACTAACTGAAATAATTAGGGCACCACAAAAACCTATTTCAAGTCCGCGACCCTCCCCAGCACTCTCCCAACTCTCTTGATGATCAATCAAATATTGTTCAAATTCACGGCCCATTACCCACTTTTTTGGAAACCCTAATCACCGCACTACCAAAATTCGTGCCCCGGAACtattcttaattttaattttggctCAAAATTCACAGAAATACTCGAATCCCTAGTTGCTGTCTGGCGTAGGCCCTCGATCGCGTTATCTGTCACTCTCCGGCGCCTCAAATTCAACTTCTTCGGCGTTTGAGGGATCGATGCATGCTTGAAATTGGACCCAGTTGTGGAGATTTCCCTAATTTGTACCCGTACCAGCTGGTACCAGTTTCAGTTCTTGAAGAAATTGAGCCAGTTCTCGAAATTTTGGGAGTTAAATCGACGTGTGGTTGCTAGGTTTTTAGTAAAGGTATTTGCTTTGAGTGGCTGCGATGGACTACGAGCTATCTGATAGCAGCGGTAAgccaaaatagatttttttgcttttttttttttttatgtgttttaaCGTGGTTTACTAGGTTTCTGAGCTCATTACAATGAAGTCCATAAGCTGTGAATTAGTTTGGGATTAATTCCTGGCTTTAATTTGTGCCTTATTTGCTTTGAAATTACTGATTTTGACGGGTTTGCTCCAATTATTAAGTTTCTTCCGCTTCATCACGGTTCGAATTAGGAAATTTTAATGAATGTATTGTTGATTGTTTTGTTGTTCCCAGTTCATATAAAGtgagtttatatttatatatatatatatatatatatatatcttttttgtttttcttctctttcgcCACATGATTGAGCGTAAAGGTCGTTTACTGGAAACACTTTGATAGATGAGGATTTGTGCAAGTTAAAGATCGTGTATTTGACAGAGGTTGGGCCTCGTCTTGCGTTGTTGGAACTCTATGTCAAGAATTAGGTTCAGTGTGGATGAATTCTATGGGTTCTCTTGTACCATACCCTAGCGATTTCCATCAACTCAATATTGTTAGTCTCGTTCAATTCCTTAGAATgacaaaatacttttttttttttccaaaaataaataaaaaagaagagtttGTCCACAAATTACTCTACCGCTCTGAGTTGGTCAATAGCTATGATCTGTGTTGGTTTGATATGGACTTGAGTAGCTTGCCATTTTTACcagcatggattggttggcatgATTATGTATGAATGGGGTGACGCTGCTATTTGAGTATCAAATCTATCAGCAAATGCGGAGAACAAATCCTGTGCTAGTTAAATGAGACATAGTTGCTATTTCAGTACGCCTATGACAACGGAAAAAGGATTTTCTTTCTGCCTAGTAGAAATTCCTATAATATACAATTGCACATCCCATTTTGCATATTTGGTTACTTTTAGTTTGAACCGATTGCAGGCACGGATGACGACCTTCCCCCTTCTCATCAAAATAGATTTCAAAGAGCAGGCCATGCCTCTGGGAATGGGCGAACTGCACCAGTTGGTTCTGCTCCCTTACCTAGGATGCATGGTGACATGGAAACCCAGATCCACCACATTGAGCAAGAAGCTTATTGTTCTGTACTTCGTGCCTTTAAAGCTCAATCAGATGCCATCACTTGGGTAGctgtttgtttttcctttttcattttcctttttcatatgAACTAGTGATTAATTATCTGTCCCTTAATCTTCATTCAGGATAAGGAAAGTTTAATTACAGAACTAAGAAAAGAGCTGCGAGTATCCGATGAGGAACACAGAGAACTTCTGTCCAGGGTTAATGCTGATGACATCATCCGGAGGATAAGGTCTGATTATATTGTGACATCTTGTGCTGAGCAGATTTCATCACATATGTAATTACTTTCGCTCAGTTCCACATTTTTACGGGAAGTGTATCAACTATACTGTTAGGGAATGGAGAAAGGCTAGCGGACTTCAACCTGGCATGCTTAGTTCTGCACAGCCCGCTCATGACCCTGCACCTAGCCCTACAGTTTCAGCATCTcggaaaaaacagaaaacgtCACAATCTGTAGCTTCCTTATCCATTGGCGCTCCATCACCTGGACTGCCTCCGGCAATGCAACCGTCTTCATCAGCCATGAGGCGAGGTCCTCCACCAGGAAATCGGAGCAAGAAACCCAAATCAGTAAGTTAAATTGGTTTGGATCATTAAGAAAATGGTGAAATGCAAAttgttttttgtattctatttctctttttgttAATGGAGCTTGTTGTTGCCTGCTACCTTCACTGTGAAGTCTATGCAGTATCCTTCTGCAGGTCTTGCTGGAAGGACTCAAGCGGGTAATCGAGGTTCCTCAGGTGCTTTTGCGACAACTGAAGCTGCTGAGGCCACAACTTATGATCCATTAATAGGGAGAAAGGTTTGGACAAGGTGGCCTGAAGACAACCATTTTTATGAGGCTGTTATAACTGACTACAACCCAGTTGAGGTCAGTTCTGTGGTTTTTTGGGCTCAGTTTGCCTCAGTTCTATATGTGGGTTGTTTACGCTGTATACTGTAATTAATGGGACTTATATTTGATCTCACTCTTTTCCGGATATTCGCAGGGCCGGCATGCTCTAGTTTATGATATGAATACAGCAGATGAGACATGGGAATGGGTTAATCTCAAGGAGGTAAAACTGTCTTTTAATTTGGCATCTTAAATAGACTATTGTACACCACCCTCCTTTACTTGATGCATTTCGATCCCCCTGTCAACCTAGCTGGTTAATGTTTTAGCATATATTTGCATATTAATTCCATATGTTAAGAAAGTTGTAGATAAAGTTGAAGATGTAAAAAtcattttgcatttttgttTCAAACCATCTCATTATCAAAATGAAACCCTAAAATGCAGGAATTGGATCTTAGGTTATACTTCAAGCGTCATTTTAGATTGTGCTATATTCTTGGGGAACCCATCACCTAATTAAGTTGCCACATAGGGGCAGTATAAGTTTCTGTTTATGGCTTGCAGTTTGAACAGTTTACCTGAGATAATGCGATGCTATATACCTTTTCAAATTGCAAGTGCCCTTGCCAATAACTCTGTGTCTTCCAATGGTAGATATCTCCTGAAGATATTAAGTGGGAAGGTGAGGATCCAGGGATTTCCCGTAGAAGTGGCCGCCCTGGACCTGGTCGAGGAATTAAGAAGTCCATGACGCGTGGTGGTGCAGTTTCTGCCACAGGAAGGGGTAGAGGAAACACAAAGGGCCAATCAAAGAAAGATTTCCCTTTACAACACAATGGCATTGGAAAGAAGGCTGTAGGTGACATAGAAATACTTCACACAGACACTTTGATTAAGGAGGTACAAGGacagaagcaaaagaaaaaaattatatcaatattatatttttttattagacaaTCTGCTTTGATCTGATGGTTTGTATTTTGCTTTTCATGAAATTTAAACAGGTTGAGAAAGTTTTTGGGGCTAGCCATCCCGACCCTGCGGAAATTGAGAAAGCTAAGAGAGTGTTGAAAGTAAGAACAAAGCATCTTTTGCACTTTGCCTTGCCttatattttctctttcattGCAATGATTGTGATGGGTATTTTAAACTGCAGGAGCATGAACAAGCACTGGTTGATGCAATTGCAAAGCTTGAAGATGCATCTGATGGTGAAAGTGGTAATAACTAATTACGTATAactttcaagcaaaaaaataaaaaataaaaaactaattacgTATAACCATGTTACATTAAGTCAATAAAGCTATTATaccctttgttgtatttttatattttaggcTTGTATAGTGAATTTGACTTATTACTGATTGTGTACAAATTCTCAATGAATTTCTGTAGTTAATTTTTCCTCAATTCTAATCAAAGGCACCAGAATAGTTGCCTAAAagtttgtgcttgggttgccaATTACTGGCCAACGTCTTTCGTTGTGCACATCAAGCTGTTGAATGTGAACCAGTTTAacctttttcatttattttaatgataatcgTTAGTGAGATATGAAATTACATAAAGCATGCCATCTTCCTGCCATGGTGTGTGTCTAGGAAGCAGATCAAGGTCTTGTAAGTTTTGTTGACCATAAACAAaatgcctttcttttttttttttttttctttttttttctggttgctTTAAAGCAGATGATGGGGATCATCCATTCTCACAAGGACAATCGATGGACCAAGGACGAGGATGGAGAAAACGTCAATTTGATGAATTGAGCGAAGGTGGTCGAGCCGTTGAAGGTTCAAATGGTGATAAAATGGCAAGGGAGGGGAGGCTTGCATCTGAGGATCATCAGCATTATGATGGTGATGACTGATGACATGTAACAATACTAGGCTGTTCGTAGCATACCTCCCAGTTATATTGATCCGTGTTTGTAGTGTggaatattctaatttaatgaCAATCCAGCTGTGTCAATGACCCTTTGGCCTTATCTTTGATTGGTTAGTGGAGGATTAATCGCTGTTTCATTGTAAGTTTAACATAGAATgctttttgtaaaaaaaattttgtaatgAATGATACTTTGACCGTGTAAAGATTGTTTTAACCATGGTTAACTATGGCCCTCTATCCCTCTCGTTCTATGACCTTGATGGCAAAGAGCAAGCAATGCAAACTGTAACTTCCTGCAGATTACACAATAATAAGCAAGCATTTACAAGCAAAGCACAAGGTTAACATACAATTTCGAAGGTATTCTACTCTACCCAAACACAAACAACGCGAAATGGTCTGAGATTATCCTACAATGATGCAATAAATTGGAGGATGAGATTCACCATCTGAGCGTCATAAGCAGGGCCTTCCATTTGGAAATGGCCAACTCCTTCAATAAGGTGTGTTTCAACACGTCCTGCTGCAGAACTCAACTTATTCTTCAACTGCTTCACACTGGTGAACCCATCTCGAGTTCCCATTACAAAAAGTTTTGGTTTTGGGGATTCTAGAATGGCTTTGTGGTGTCTACCAAAAAGGATCGAGGCAATCATACCAAAAGGGTAACCCAGGCTTACATAGCCTACAACCTGTTCAATTTGATCAGATGCGGAGCCAGCAATTGGAGCACCTGTCCACAAGCAAGGGGCGGAAAAGGGGTATCACACTGTTCTACTATTGCTTTACTTTCAAAAGAATACGACtttgccaaaaaaagaaaaacaaactctAACGTAGTTTAATGTATGGTATGCGATGCATTTATAAAAGGATATTAAACATAGAGAAAGCCCACAAAAGATTGTTTCAGTCCACACTATTCACAAAATCACAAGTAAAACAATTATCAGATTATCATCTACATAATCCAGCAGACTGCCCTACAATAGCAACATGACATGCCACGTCTAAGAAAACTCTTCAACAAATGGATACTAGTTAGACTGTACATCAAGCACAGCTACCTTTGGAACAACCCaggaataaaagtaaaatactaTGTTTTTGCATTAGATGTTCAACTGCACATTCCGCAGACAATTAGAGACTCATCTCCTATGAATGAGCATTTCATATTTGCAACTTATGGGAAATAGACAAGAAGCTAATTAGCAATACTTGTGAAGTGCAGAATAGAGCAAAGAATAACAAAATGATAATTGTTTAGGTACCAATATCTCTTCATATTTTACAGATTGCGTCTGTATTTCCAAATCCAAACAATACTGATAACATAGAGATTGCAATTCTTGGAGCTAACCTCCGCTTCAGCATCAACAGGATTTTTCAGGTTTCTCATCATTGGTTATCCCATTTTCCAATTTACTTAGTGGTTCCTACtaaaataattagttataaTTTCTCTAGAACATGCTTGTCTTACACCAATGATCAGCTAGGAAGGGCTAATATGGATAAAATGATGCAAGTAAAATTTGATATGTCAACCTCTACAAATTCCCAATACCATACGTCAGGACTCAGGAATAcataacatataaatatctttACATGTCTACCAATTTTTTGAATGAGTAGAAAACAAGTATTGTAAAGACCACACTAGAGTATAAGAGAGAAGCGAAGCCTTCTAGATCCTTGTCTTTAACCATTTTAGTTCCAAAACAAGTTAGAattaatcaaccaaaaaaacctCCTTACAATTAAAGTGACAGTTAGAAAGGCTGATTTAATATCAGGGGTTGAACTTCACATTTTTAAACTCTCCGTGCAATTCCGGAAACAATAGACATATCGGTTAGATAAATAACTTTTTGTTAAAGTCCTtcaaatttctctttattcaattaattgaacCAGAAAAAGGATAGAGATAAACATAAAATGGCATGGCTGAAATTAGTAAAGGATATCAACGAAGAAAGCTAAATCAAAAATGAACTTTGGCCTAAAAATTTCTATCGAACAACTCATGGAATTGCCATATGAACTTAGGAAAAGAATTGCCATAGTGCCTGAAAATCTCTGGATCATTATTTTTCCTTAGAATAACATTTACAaacactaataaaaataaaaacttctggATGAACTAAGGATACCTAGATCAGCAACCATCAGAAATTTACATTAACCTGATCCCAAATCAGGGTATGACACCATAGTCACCAGAAAGAGAAAGAGTGATACCTGATTCAAAGCATGGTGTTTATGTTTTAACGagcaaaatattgaattttccgTCAAATGAGAAGGAATagtacttttaaatttaaagaggAGTCTGATCATATCCACAAATTACTACCAACTTCGAAGATCCACAAAATCATCAACCCAATACATTCACAAAAGTAATCCAATCGTTATAACACAGGAATCGACACGCTTTAAATGTGCTTAGtccattaaaagaaataaaatttggcgcaaaaaaaatcaataaaaaattatacctGCAGAAGATCCCACTAACAAAATTCTGTCGGCAGAGAGATTCTGAGAGACCCATTTGCAAACAGCAATCACATCCTTGATTTCAGCAAATCCAGTAAGAGAAGGCCTTCCTGTTGATCTCCCAGCGCCTCTCATGTCAAAGGTAACAGCTTTATAACCTTTGTCAGCCAACCCACCGGCTATTCCTCTCAAAAGGCCCTGACAACCACCCAAGATTGAGAATGGATGGACCAGGACGATCACAAGATTGTTGTCCTTGATCTCTTCTCTTGGTTTGAACAACCTTGTGTGGAGCTTAACTCCATCACTGGTTTCAACTTGGGAGGATTCAACAGTACAGTTTGACATCAAAGAGAgcgtgagagagaaagagagtaaaAACCGAATCAGAATATGGGTAATTCGGAGAGactgagagaaaaagagagagaggggttcTCACTGTTGGTTGGACAACACCAAAAGAAGTGAGAAAGACTTAGGTCGTGAAAGTTGTTGCTTTGTTGGGCTAGTTTTTGTGATTTGTGAATGAATGAGGGTGGACAAACTGCTGTTACTGCATTTTTTTTCCcgtacttttttccttttctttttcatcatttttttttttttttggggggggggggggggggggtaaatCCCACATATTTTAACATTGCTTGtgttttagtcttttattttaggTATAGTTTCCAAGCTATTCGGCCAtttataaattggtttttaaagaatatttttttgacattttaatttTGAGTCTACTAAAATATTGCATCGTTAATCTTTAGATATTATTTGGctcaaaatcatatttttttaatggataaatttataacataaaatatagtttATGATCCATTTGTaatgtttaatataattaaaaaattaaatgtgataaCAGATTAACTATATGCTTAATCATCAAATTATATCAAGTTGTTACTATTGATCtccaaattatattttatgttacaaTTTAATCTCTAATACAAGATTTGTATATGTATCAATCGGTAGATTTTGAATGGGACAATGTCGAGGAACCAGCACTGAACATTTTAATGAGTTCAAGACTAAATGCCAAAAcgaaatattttctaaataacaGTATAATTTGTAGACCACTTGTatgatatacttttattttaattttttctctatGCACATCTTTGTCCAATGTAAACATGatttaggaaaaaagaaatggttTTTGGCCATGGAAGACAATACGTGTTCTTTTTGTGGCAAGAGATTTTGAAGAATATatgttatgattttattttaaacttctaTGATGAATAATGAGATGGAGGGTTTCTCCAATACCAATATCCAGCATTATTCTATTACCAAAAAGTGTACATCCAACATTATTCAATTATCTatgtaccaaaaaaacaaaatacaaaaaacattATTCAATTATCCAATG includes:
- the LOC107412662 gene encoding protein EMSY-LIKE 3 isoform X2, producing MDYELSDSSGTDDDLPPSHQNRFQRAGHASGNGRTAPVGSAPLPRMHGDMETQIHHIEQEAYCSVLRAFKAQSDAITWDKESLITELRKELRVSDEEHRELLSRVNADDIIRRIREWRKASGLQPGMLSSAQPAHDPAPSPTVSASRKKQKTSQSVASLSIGAPSPGLPPAMQPSSSAMRRGPPPGNRSKKPKSYPSAGLAGRTQAGNRGSSGAFATTEAAEATTYDPLIGRKVWTRWPEDNHFYEAVITDYNPVEGRHALVYDMNTADETWEWVNLKEISPEDIKWEGEDPGISRRSGRPGPGRGIKKSMTRGGAVSATGRGRGNTKGQSKKDFPLQHNGIGKKAVGDIEILHTDTLIKEVEKVFGASHPDPAEIEKAKRVLKEHEQALVDAIAKLEDASDGESDDGDHPFSQGQSMDQGRGWRKRQFDELSEGGRAVEGSNGDKMAREGRLASEDHQHYDGDD
- the LOC107412662 gene encoding protein EMSY-LIKE 3 isoform X1, with the protein product MDYELSDSSGTDDDLPPSHQNRFQRAGHASGNGRTAPVGSAPLPRMHGDMETQIHHIEQEAYCSVLRAFKAQSDAITWDKESLITELRKELRVSDEEHRELLSRVNADDIIRRIREWRKASGLQPGMLSSAQPAHDPAPSPTVSASRKKQKTSQSVASLSIGAPSPGLPPAMQPSSSAMRRGPPPGNRSKKPKSSMQYPSAGLAGRTQAGNRGSSGAFATTEAAEATTYDPLIGRKVWTRWPEDNHFYEAVITDYNPVEGRHALVYDMNTADETWEWVNLKEISPEDIKWEGEDPGISRRSGRPGPGRGIKKSMTRGGAVSATGRGRGNTKGQSKKDFPLQHNGIGKKAVGDIEILHTDTLIKEVEKVFGASHPDPAEIEKAKRVLKEHEQALVDAIAKLEDASDGESDDGDHPFSQGQSMDQGRGWRKRQFDELSEGGRAVEGSNGDKMAREGRLASEDHQHYDGDD
- the LOC107412664 gene encoding uncharacterized protein LOC107412664, with product MSNCTVESSQVETSDGVKLHTRLFKPREEIKDNNLVIVLVHPFSILGGCQGLLRGIAGGLADKGYKAVTFDMRGAGRSTGRPSLTGFAEIKDVIAVCKWVSQNLSADRILLVGSSAGAPIAGSASDQIEQVVGYVSLGYPFGMIASILFGRHHKAILESPKPKLFVMGTRDGFTSVKQLKNKLSSAAGRVETHLIEGVGHFQMEGPAYDAQMVNLILQFIASL